One Nodularia sp. LEGE 06071 DNA segment encodes these proteins:
- a CDS encoding carbon-nitrogen hydrolase family protein, with protein MKSYLAAAIQMTSVSNVHKNLVQAEELIDLAVRRGAELVGLPENFSFMGEEKDKLAQAAEIYRESAQFLKKMAQRYQITILGGSFPVPVENTGKVYNTTILIDPSGEELTRYYKVHLFDVNVPDGNTYRESSTVVAGKELPAVYFSEQLGNIGLSVCYDVRFPELYRHLSDKGADIMFVPAAFTAFTGKDHWQVLLQARAIENTAYVIAPAQTGNNYDLRHTHGHAVIIDPWGVILADAGEQPGIAIAEIKPSRLEQVRRQMPSLEHRVF; from the coding sequence ATGAAGTCTTATTTAGCCGCCGCTATTCAAATGACCAGTGTATCCAATGTACACAAAAATTTAGTCCAGGCAGAAGAACTAATTGACCTGGCTGTGCGTCGAGGTGCTGAATTAGTTGGGTTACCAGAAAATTTTTCTTTTATGGGAGAGGAGAAAGACAAACTCGCACAAGCAGCCGAGATTTATCGTGAATCTGCCCAATTTCTCAAAAAAATGGCGCAGCGCTACCAAATTACCATCTTGGGCGGCAGTTTTCCAGTTCCTGTAGAGAATACAGGCAAAGTTTATAACACTACAATCCTCATTGACCCCAGTGGTGAAGAACTCACCCGCTACTATAAAGTACATCTATTTGATGTTAATGTCCCCGACGGCAACACCTATCGAGAATCTAGCACCGTTGTAGCTGGTAAAGAACTCCCCGCAGTTTATTTCTCTGAACAACTCGGTAATATCGGACTTTCTGTTTGCTACGATGTCCGCTTTCCGGAATTGTACCGACATTTGTCAGACAAAGGAGCGGATATCATGTTTGTCCCGGCTGCTTTCACTGCCTTCACTGGCAAAGACCACTGGCAAGTATTATTACAAGCAAGAGCCATTGAAAATACTGCCTACGTGATCGCCCCGGCTCAAACTGGCAATAACTACGACCTGCGCCACACCCACGGTCACGCCGTGATTATTGACCCTTGGGGTGTAATTTTAGCTGATGCTGGTGAACAACCGGGAATTGCGATCGCCGAAATCAAACCTTCTCGCTTAGAACAAGTTCGCCGTCAAATGCCCTCCCTAGAACATCGAGTATTCTAA
- a CDS encoding PQQ-dependent sugar dehydrogenase: protein MKLPKTIKLSLISLSLMGLVSCNGTPTEPISANDREETTSPVNATDVSSETPACKFVADGVGSPGKVKVRAEEVVTGLEVPWGIAFLPNNKMLVTERPGRVRLVENGELKPPVANLKITASGEGGLLGIAAHPDFATNRFFYLYYTTDKNGSPVNRVERWQLSSDGLTASSERMIIDDIPAALYHNGGRLRFGPDGMLYIGTGDAREPQISQNVDSLAGKILRLTPEGEIPPDNPFPDNPVFITGIRNTQGFDWYNPSTLFVTDHGPSGELGRRGEDKVSVLQAGENMGWPAVENCEAEKQFVRPSLVWREAAPPGGAAIYTGDSIPEWKGNLIIGTLGSRHLHRVVFDSANPRQVQTHEVYFQGNSPDGFGRIRDVIMGKDGELYITTSNCDGRGNCPQGQDKIIRITQ, encoded by the coding sequence ATGAAGCTGCCAAAAACTATCAAACTCTCGTTGATTAGTCTTAGCCTCATGGGGCTTGTATCTTGCAACGGTACACCAACCGAACCGATAAGTGCCAATGATAGAGAAGAAACCACATCACCAGTTAATGCCACAGATGTGTCTTCAGAAACTCCAGCCTGTAAATTTGTCGCAGACGGTGTTGGTTCTCCCGGAAAGGTGAAAGTACGAGCTGAGGAAGTAGTCACAGGTTTAGAGGTTCCTTGGGGAATTGCCTTTTTACCGAATAACAAAATGCTGGTGACGGAAAGACCAGGGCGGGTGAGACTGGTAGAGAATGGAGAATTAAAGCCGCCTGTTGCTAATCTCAAGATTACAGCCTCCGGTGAGGGTGGGTTGCTGGGAATTGCGGCACACCCAGATTTTGCCACTAACCGATTTTTTTATTTATACTACACCACCGATAAAAATGGCTCGCCAGTCAACCGAGTTGAACGTTGGCAATTATCCTCAGATGGATTGACTGCATCATCAGAGCGAATGATTATTGATGATATTCCAGCTGCTCTTTATCATAATGGCGGTCGTTTGCGCTTTGGCCCCGATGGAATGCTTTATATTGGGACTGGTGATGCTAGAGAACCGCAAATTTCCCAAAATGTTGATAGTTTAGCGGGTAAAATTCTGCGCTTAACTCCAGAGGGAGAAATTCCCCCAGATAATCCCTTTCCAGATAATCCCGTTTTCATTACTGGTATTCGCAACACCCAAGGTTTTGATTGGTACAATCCATCGACGTTGTTTGTGACAGACCACGGCCCTAGTGGAGAATTAGGCAGAAGAGGTGAAGACAAAGTTTCTGTACTCCAAGCTGGTGAGAATATGGGCTGGCCGGCTGTGGAAAACTGTGAAGCTGAAAAACAATTCGTGCGTCCCTCACTGGTTTGGCGTGAAGCTGCACCTCCAGGCGGAGCGGCAATTTATACTGGAGATTCTATTCCAGAGTGGAAAGGTAATTTAATTATTGGTACTTTGGGTTCCCGACATCTGCATAGAGTTGTATTTGACTCAGCTAACCCTAGACAAGTGCAAACTCATGAAGTTTACTTTCAGGGAAATTCCCCAGATGGTTTTGGGCGAATTAGGGATGTGATTATGGGTAAAGATGGTGAGTTATACATCACTACCAGTAATTGTGATGGTCGTGGTAATTGTCCCCAAGGTCAGGATAAAATTATCCGCATCACTCAATAA
- the trpD gene encoding anthranilate phosphoribosyltransferase, with amino-acid sequence MTTSPISGNWHLLLQQLMDSQSLTRIQAAELMQGWLTEAVPPELSGAILTALNFKGISAEELTGMAEVLQSQSRLGTGQESTQSPIPTLIDTCGTGGDGSSTFNISTAVAFVAAAYGIPVAKHGNRSASSLTGSADVLEALGVNLSADPEKVQAAVQEVGITFLFAPGWHPALKAVGSLRRTLKVRTVFNLLGPLVNPLYPNGQVVGLFTPTLLTTVAQALHNLGKQKAIVLHGRERLDEAGLGDITDLAVLSEGAVQLTTLNPQEVGVTSAPIAALRGGDVQENAVILKAVLQGKGTQAQQDAVALNASLALQVAGAIPLLDHAQGVSVSREILQSGSAWEKLAQLVQFLQN; translated from the coding sequence ATGACAACTTCCCCAATCTCTGGTAACTGGCATCTCCTCCTGCAACAATTAATGGATAGTCAATCATTGACTCGCATTCAAGCTGCTGAGTTGATGCAAGGGTGGTTAACTGAAGCTGTTCCCCCAGAGTTATCGGGGGCAATTTTAACAGCGCTCAACTTTAAAGGCATTTCCGCCGAAGAATTGACGGGAATGGCTGAAGTATTACAATCTCAATCAAGACTGGGGACTGGGCAAGAATCGACTCAATCCCCAATTCCCACTCTCATCGATACCTGTGGTACTGGTGGCGACGGGTCGTCAACTTTTAATATTTCCACAGCCGTGGCTTTTGTGGCGGCTGCTTATGGTATACCCGTTGCTAAACATGGCAATCGCTCCGCCTCCAGTCTCACAGGCAGCGCCGATGTCTTGGAAGCATTGGGAGTCAATCTGAGTGCTGACCCTGAAAAGGTGCAAGCAGCAGTACAAGAGGTAGGAATCACTTTCTTGTTTGCCCCTGGGTGGCATCCGGCGCTCAAAGCTGTTGGTTCTTTGCGACGGACTCTCAAAGTCCGAACAGTATTTAATTTACTGGGGCCATTAGTAAATCCTTTGTATCCTAATGGGCAAGTAGTAGGGCTATTTACTCCCACACTTTTAACTACTGTTGCCCAAGCGTTACATAATTTGGGCAAACAAAAAGCAATAGTCTTGCATGGGCGAGAAAGACTTGATGAGGCTGGGTTAGGAGATATCACTGATTTGGCAGTTTTATCAGAGGGTGCAGTGCAGTTAACTACTCTCAATCCCCAAGAAGTGGGTGTAACTTCTGCTCCCATTGCGGCACTCCGGGGTGGGGATGTCCAAGAAAATGCCGTGATTCTCAAGGCAGTGTTACAAGGAAAGGGAACTCAAGCACAACAGGACGCTGTGGCATTAAATGCTTCTTTGGCACTGCAAGTAGCGGGGGCCATTCCATTGTTAGACCATGCTCAAGGTGTCAGTGTGTCTAGGGAAATTCTTCAGAGTGGTTCTGCATGGGAAAAATTGGCACAACTTGTCCAGTTTCTACAGAATTAA
- a CDS encoding HMA2 domain-containing protein, translating to MLTNSHGNLTKLAKTIEKASFKTTPKPISTKIISDTPGRLRLRISQAHRHPREIQRIAHVLKAQSHISQVRTNISHGSIIINHDGKDGTLENVLTTLLDLGVTFADITEGNSEAAEDMKSTIINLNKRLEQATSGEVDLRFLFPLGLSLWAVRQVIVQGLQLEIIPWYVLAWYAFDSFIKLNSSSQLQLNPEP from the coding sequence GTGTTAACAAATAGTCATGGTAATCTTACAAAGCTAGCTAAAACCATTGAGAAAGCCAGCTTCAAAACCACACCCAAACCTATATCTACTAAAATCATCAGTGATACTCCAGGAAGACTAAGGTTGAGGATTTCTCAAGCTCATCGTCACCCTAGAGAAATCCAACGCATTGCTCATGTACTCAAAGCACAATCTCATATCAGTCAAGTACGAACAAATATTAGTCACGGTAGTATCATCATCAATCATGATGGTAAAGATGGCACATTAGAAAATGTATTGACTACTCTATTGGATTTAGGAGTGACTTTTGCTGATATTACTGAAGGTAATTCGGAAGCAGCAGAAGATATGAAAAGCACAATTATCAACTTAAATAAACGATTGGAGCAGGCGACAAGTGGAGAAGTTGATTTGCGCTTTCTTTTTCCTCTAGGATTGAGTCTTTGGGCTGTTAGACAAGTTATAGTCCAGGGTTTGCAACTGGAAATTATTCCCTGGTATGTCTTGGCTTGGTATGCCTTTGATAGTTTTATTAAACTCAATAGTAGTAGCCAATTACAGCTAAATCCTGAGCCTTAA